The window CGACGAACATCCACCACGTCGGATGGTGCGAGCTGCCGTCGAGCGTCGCCGGCACTGAGGGCGACAACGTCGACACCACCCAGGTCGAGGAGACCGGGTACGTCTACGTCTCGGGCTACCCGATGAACACCGACTGCTACGAGCCCGCCAAGGAGATCTACCAGATCGACGTGAGCGACCCGACGCAGCCGAAGCTCGTGCGCACCCTGCCCCGCCCGGTGCCGCCGGCAACGGCTGCGTTCACCGACTGGGCGCAGCGGCGCGGATCGTTCGGGCCGAAGCGCTCCGGCTACTTCACGAACACGGGCACCCCGCACGGCGGTGTCGTGCCCTACGCGTTCTACGCAGCCGGCCTGCAGGTCTTCGACGTGCGCGACCCGGAGGACCCGAAGGTCGGGGCCTACTTCGTGCCGCCGATGGGCCTCAAGGACGACGACGACATGGCCGCCCCGGTGCACGGCATCTTCGTCGAGTGGGACCGCAACCTCATCTGGGTGTTCGCCAACCACGGCATCTACGCGGTCTCGACGCCGCTGCTCGGCGAGCCCGTCGTGGGGTTGCCGTCTGCGCCGTCCGACGCCGACTGACCGGCCGAGACTGCGAAAGCCGACCATGAACCAGACCTCCAAGCCGTGGCCCGCCCTCTGGGCGCTCGTCATCGGGTTCTTCATGATCCTCGTCGACACGACGATCGTGTCGATCGCGAACCCGGCGATCCTCGCCGATCTCGACACCGACCTCACGGCGGTGATCTGGGTGACGAGCGCCTACCTGCTGGCCTACGCGGTGCCGCTGCTCATCACGGGCCGGCTCGGCGACCGCTTCGGCCCGAAGCGGGTCTACCTGGTCGGGCTCGTGGTGTTCACGCTCGCGTCGCTCTGGTGCGGGCTGTCGGGCGACATCGAGACGCTGATCGCCGCTCGTGCGGTGCAGGGCCTCGGCGCCGCGCTGATGACCCCGCAGACGATGGCCGTGATCGCCCGCATCTTCCCGCCGAACCAGCGGGGCGCGGCGATGGGCCTCTGGGGTTCGGTGGCGGGCGTCGCCACGCTCGTCGGACCGATCCTCGGCGGCGTGCTCGTGGACTCGCTCGGCTGGGAGTGGGTGTTCTTCGTGAACGTGCCGGTCGGCATCGTCGCGTTCGTCGCGGCGTGGCGGCTCGTGCCGGACCTCGAGACGCACGGCCACCGCTTCGACTGGCTCGGCGTCGTGCTGAGCGCGGTCGGCATGTTCCTCGTCGTGTTCGGCATCCAGGAGGGCGCGACCTACGACTGGGGCACGATCACCGGCCCGATCACGGTGTGGGGCGTCATCGTCACGGGACTCGTCGTGCTGGTCGGCTTCGTCGTCTGGCAGGCGTTCAACAAGGCCGAGCCGCTGCTGCCGCTCGGGCTGTTCCGCGACCGCAACTTCGCGCTCTCGAACGTCGCGATCTCGCTGGTGGGCCTCGCGCTGACGGCCATGCCGCTGCCGCTCGCGTACTACTTCCAGGTGGCGCGCGGGTTGACGCCGACCCAGGCGGCCCTCATGTTCGTGCCGATGGCCGTGGTCTCCGGCGTGCTCTCGCCGCTCGTCGGGCGGTTCAGCGACCGCGTCGATCCGAAGTGGGTCGCGCTCGTCGGGCTGTCGACGGCGGCGCTCGCGCTCGGCGGCTACGTCGCGCTCCTCGGGCCGGATGTCCCGTACTGGCTGCTGCTGTTCCCCTCGGCAGTGCTCGGGGTCGGCATCTCGGGCGTCTTCGCCCCGCTCGCGTCGACCGCGACCCGCAACCTCCCGCGGGCCCAGGCCGGTGCCGGATCGGGCGTCTACACGATGACCAGGCAGGTCGGATCGGTGCTCGGCTCCGCGGCGGTCGCCGCGCTGATGAGCTACAGCCTCGCCGCGAACCTGCCCGGCGGGGCCGCCGAACAGGCGCGGCCCGGCGAGGGCGGCGCGCTGCCGCCCGAGCTCGTCGCCGGGTTCTCGGCCGCGATGGCGCAGTCGTTGTGGCTCGCCGTCGGCGGGTTCGCCCTCTGCGCCGTCGTGGTGGCGTTCTTCGCGAAGCCGAAGGTCACCGTCGGCTGGGGCGAGGCCCCGGCATCCGCCACCGGGGCGGCAGCGCCCGCCACCGCGGCGTCGTCGACCTCGGCCGGCGAACGCTGATGGACGTCGCAGCGCCCGCCCGCGGCATCCGTACCGTCTCTCTGGATCCAAAATACAGAACTCGCCACCGAAAGTTGAGCAGCGAATGACGCACGAAAGCGGAGGCGGTCGGCTCGTCGTCGACGGCCTCGAGAAGCACTACGAGCTCGACGGCGCCGAGGTGCCGGTCGTCAAGGGCGTCACCTTCACCATCGAGCCCGGCACGTTCACGTCGCTGCTCGGTCCGTCGGGCTGCGGCAAGACGACGACCCTGCGATGCGTCGCCGGCCTCGAGAACAGCAACGGCGGCGAGATCTCGCTCGACGGCAACATGCTCTCCACCGGCACCCGCCACATCTCGCCCGACAAGCGCGACATCGGCATGGTGTTCCAGAACTACGCGATCTGGCCGCACATGAGCGTGTTCGCGAACGCGATCTTCCCGCTCCAGGTCGCCGCGGCCAAGCTGCCGAAGAAGGAGGCCAGGAAGCGCGCGATGGAGGCGCTCGAGCTCGTGCAGCTCGACGCCTACGCGCACCGGCCCGCCACCGCGCTCTCGGGCGGACAGCAGCAGCGCCTCGCCCTCGCCCGTGCGCTCGCGCACCGCCCGAAGCTGCTGCTGCTCGACGAGCCGCTGAGCAACCTCGA is drawn from Agromyces sp. Leaf222 and contains these coding sequences:
- a CDS encoding DHA2 family efflux MFS transporter permease subunit, translated to MNQTSKPWPALWALVIGFFMILVDTTIVSIANPAILADLDTDLTAVIWVTSAYLLAYAVPLLITGRLGDRFGPKRVYLVGLVVFTLASLWCGLSGDIETLIAARAVQGLGAALMTPQTMAVIARIFPPNQRGAAMGLWGSVAGVATLVGPILGGVLVDSLGWEWVFFVNVPVGIVAFVAAWRLVPDLETHGHRFDWLGVVLSAVGMFLVVFGIQEGATYDWGTITGPITVWGVIVTGLVVLVGFVVWQAFNKAEPLLPLGLFRDRNFALSNVAISLVGLALTAMPLPLAYYFQVARGLTPTQAALMFVPMAVVSGVLSPLVGRFSDRVDPKWVALVGLSTAALALGGYVALLGPDVPYWLLLFPSAVLGVGISGVFAPLASTATRNLPRAQAGAGSGVYTMTRQVGSVLGSAAVAALMSYSLAANLPGGAAEQARPGEGGALPPELVAGFSAAMAQSLWLAVGGFALCAVVVAFFAKPKVTVGWGEAPASATGAAAPATAASSTSAGER